One region of Alosa sapidissima isolate fAloSap1 chromosome 1, fAloSap1.pri, whole genome shotgun sequence genomic DNA includes:
- the kdm4c gene encoding lysine-specific demethylase 4C isoform X8, with protein sequence MAGTGGSTPGNPSLKIMTFRPTMEEFRDFNQYLVYMESQGAQRAGLAKVIPPKGWKPRRTYDDIDDLVIQAPIQQMVAGQSGLFTQYNIQKKPQTVKEFRQLANSDKYCTPRHLSFEDLERKYWKNLTFVSPIYGADVSGTLYDEDVGEWNIGHLNTILDVIEEDCGVAIQGVNTPYLYFGMWKTSFSWHTEDMDLYSINYLHFGEPKSWYAIPPEHGKRLERLATGFFPNSFKGCEAFLRHKMTLISPSILKKYSIPFDKITQEAGEFMITFPYGYHAGFNHGFNCAESTNFASVRWIDYGRVATQCSCSKDMVKISMDPFVRLFQPERYAGWLQGKDPCPIDHTQATPSSTPELESWLQRRAQTKPAVKSLPHTRTRSKRHKTVEEPVDMEASAVEKCRRLECCPEDQVAPAPTPQDHKSQTALLQGIGSSGQRRQMCVVKVNRVEADTLIQKASIREDPSGRHHQKVSARERSVSKEPPDAELSLSASQSHGPLDKPPRTDQHTDTRTHSLAPGSPAVVTDMSANTSACATATKKSKSTSQESKGDQATVSACDGQSQGCKLTEHAHTPPAENTLTTPHSSRADRPLDSGSQALYGEVSSTPPSADLCPEADKPPPHGASEASEVSAQCPAYPPQVSSGLALVPSAGCVSEMPLLTPEPVEMEQEEPPALTQEMPALTLALCSEAVSAAVAGRHTHAPALYRESDTPVQSHTAPPELTLEALSQEPPLSLEPAVSEAHTDCTHTHMWTHTPNPVQHTHTLSTAEAQDTPPPTLEIQHTQSTDKVPNRTQFCSGPSSSDKSALLVTSALTLQTHARTPQGSPTAHTRTLTQPCTGLPHKKTLSVVPHNSISTAHSTHPCTTEHTETTPTTSAHPAHSFAFCKSQPSTTGPSTGPRMHSDTADHRTHLSITGCNEQSDSPSVSADTQPQLNIPPDTTATDAGQGSMQYNSSTKSHAQQSFRRCASLTQPAGAPADHSHSNTYTLLETFPPESSLVDMRPQSLPPDAVWASLPAPSPAVLIESVRPELTDSLTAYHAPATAYDRHALHTFSMWEEPRCKAVHSPEPPEPPEREQTWTQLEPSLPHTALHAHAQVHTHAHHDGQPDDADAELPSNELASSECGGSERGGGGASSSDDSYNSNLSESECGDSGLEPGEVPPYQTGGMKKNTKSWRLPLRKPTARAVPSAVKQQNISDEEPPECSVAEGEEQEQELEQWARPLVQLWNSRGRCISAEREYNAMVAQKRPHCAICTMFMPYYQPEESSEDRREAQEVTRGSGEFVRSRPLIPEICFAFREGSCPPTTLLEEDGSSPLIRCAHCCVQVHASCYGVAADDIGEAWSCDHCLSGDQAADCCLCNLRGGALKTTTDHRWAHVMCAIAIPEVKFVDETKRSPVDTSAVPPQRYKLKCIYCRKRVKRVAGACVQCSCGRCSTSFHVTCAHAAGVAMEADDWPYVVFITCHRHQSRSSTTSRDCAALGPPEVGEVVQVKWPDGLYYTAKYLGSKTTHMYQVEFEDGSQVTAKREDIYTLDEDLPKKVKGRLSTASSMRFQDAFFTSQGERKRQRTPNSRFQRDYITKSS encoded by the exons ATGGCGGGCACAGGGGGCAGCACCCCTGGTAACCCCTCCCTGAAAATCATGACATTTCGGCCAACAATGGAGGAGTTCCGAGATTTCAACCAGTACCTTGTGTACATGGAGTCCCAGGGAGCCCAACGTGCTGGTCTTGCTAAG GTCATTCCTCCAAAGGGATGGAAACCGCGCCGTACCTACGATGATATTGATGACCTGGTGATTCAGGCACCCATCCAGCAGATGGTGGCTGGCCAGTCTGGACTCTTCACCCAGTACAACATCCAGAAGAAGCCTCAGACTGTGAAGGAATTCCGCCAGCTGGCCAACAGCGACAA GTACTGCACCCCACGGCACCTGAGTTTTGAGGACTTGGAGAGAAAGTACTGGAAGAATCTCACTTTTGTGTCCCCTATCTATGGAGCCGATGTGAGTGGCACCCTCTACGATGAG GATGTAGGAGAGTGGAACATTGGACACCTCAACACAATTCTGGATGTGATTGAGGAGGACTGTGGTGTGGCCATCCAGGGGGTGAACACGCCTTACCTGTACTTCGGCATGTGGAAGACCAGCTTCTCATGGCACACAGAGGATATGGACCTCTACAGCATTAACTACCTGCACTTTGGAGAGCCCAAGTCCTG GTATGCTATCCCACCGGAGCATGGGAAGAGGCTGGAGCGCCTGGCTACAG GTTTCTTCCCTAATAGCTTTAAGGGCTGCGAGGCTTTCCTGAGGCATAAGATGACTCTCATATCACCTTCCATTCTTAAGAAGTACAGCATCCCCTTTGACAAG ATAACCCAGGAGGCTGGTGAGTTTATGATCACATTCCCATATGGTTACCACGCTGGGTTCAACCATGGCTTCAACTGTGCCGAATCTACTAACTTTGCCAGCGTGCGATGGATTGACTACGGCAGAGTTGCAACTCAG tGCTCCTGCAGTAAGGACATGGTGAAGATCTCCATGGACCCGTTTGTGCGGCTCTTCCAGCCGGAGCGCTACGCGGGGTGGCTGCAGGGTAAAGACCCGTGCCCCATCGACCACACGCAGGCCACGCCCAGCTCCACGCCCGAACTAGAGAGCTGGCTGCAGAGACGAGCCCAAACCAAACCTGCTGTCAAGAG CCTGCCCCACACCCGCACGCGCTCAAAGAGGCACAAGACCGTGGAGGAGCCTGTGGACATGGAAGCTTCTGCGGTGGAGAAGTGTAGGAGGTTGGAGTGCTGTCCAGAGGATCAGGTGGCACCTGCTCCTACTCCACAGGACCACAAATCCCAAACTGCGCTACTTCAGGGCATTG GTTCCTCTGGTCAGCGCAGacagatgtgtgttgtgaaggTGAACCGAGTTGAGGCAGACACGCTGATTCAAAAAGCCTCCATCCGCGAGGACCCCTCAGGACGGCATCACCAGAAAGTGTCCGCTAGAGAACGCAGTGTATCAAAGGAGCCACCAGACGCAGAGCTGAGCCTGTCAGCAAGCCAGTCGCACGGCCCTCTGGACAAGCCTCCGAGGACTGACCAACACAcggacacacgtacacactcttTGGCCCCCGGGTCCCCTGCCGTAGTCACTGACATGAGTGCCAACACTTCAGCATGTGCGACCGCTACGAAGAAGAGCAAGTCGACCTCGCAGGAAAGCAAAGGCGATCAAGCTACTGTGTCAGCCTGTGATGGTCAATCACAGGGCTGCAAACTCAcggaacacgcacacacaccgccaGCGGAAAATACGCTGACCACACCTCACTCCTCGCGAGCAGATCGCCCTCTGGACTCTGGAAGTCAAGCACTTTATGGTGAAGTAAGTAGCACGCCCCCGTCTGCGGATCTGTGCCCTGAGGCTGACAAACCCCCCCCACACGGGGCATCTGAAGCTTCTGAGGTGAGTGCCCAGTGCCCTGCGTACCCTCCACAGGTCAGCAGCGGCCTTGCCCTAGTGCCAAGCGCAGGGTGCGTCTCGGAAATGCCCCTGCTGACCCCGGAGCCCGTGGAGATGGAACAGGAGGAGCCGCCCGCTCTCACCCAGGAGATGCCTGCCCTCACGCTCGCCCTGTGCTCAGAAGCGGTGTCGGCGGCGGTTGCGGGCAGGCACACGCACGCCCCCGCGCTCTACCGCGAGAGCGACACGCCCGTCCAGTCTCACACGGCTCCGCCAGAACTGACCTTAGAGGCCCTGAGCCAGGAGCCACCCCTCAGCCTGGAGCCTGCTGTCAGTGAGGCCCacacagactgcacacacacacacatgtggacacacacTCCGAACCctgtgcagcacacacacacactgtctacaGCAGAGGCACAAGACACACCGCCACCAACACTTGAAATCcaacacacacaatccacagACAAGGTCCCCAATCGCACCCAGTTCTGCTCTGGTCCAAGTTCCTCTGACAAATCGGCACTTCTGGTGACCAGTGCCCTCACGCTCCAGACGCACGCTCGCACGCCACAGGGTAGCCCCACTGCACACACTCGCACCTTGACACAGCCGTGCACTGGACTCCCACACAAAAAAACGCTGAGTGTTGTTCCCCACAACAGCATTTCGactgcacacagcacacaccccTGCACTACTGAACACACTGAAACAACCCCGACCACCTCAGCTCACCCAGCGCACTCCTTTGCATTCTGTAAGTCCCAGCCCAGCACTACCGGCCCCAGCACAGGCCCCCGTATGCACTCCGACACTGCTGACCACAGAACACACTTAAGCATTACAGGCTGTAATGAGCAGTCTGACTCACCGTCTGTCTCCGCAGACACTCAGCCCCAGCTGAACATTCCCCCCGACACTACAGCCACTGACGCAGGCCAGGGCTCCATGCAGTACAACAGCAGCACTAAGTCTCACGCGCAGCAGAGCTTCAGACGCTGCGCTAGTCTCACACAGCCAGCCGGGGCGCCCGCTGACCACTCGCACTCCAACACTTACACGCTTCTGGAGACCTTCCCCCCTGAGAGCTCATTGGTGGATATGCGGCCTCAGTCCCTCCCCCCCGACGCCGTGTGGGCCAGCCTGCCGGCTCCGTCCCCGGCCGTGCTGATCGAGAGCGTGCGGCCGGAGCTGACGGACAGCCTGACGGCCTATCACGCGCCAGCAACCGCCTACGACCGCCACGCGCTGCACACCTTCAGCATGTGGGAGGAGCCGCGCTGCAAGGCCGTCCACTCGCCGGAGCCCCCCGAGCCGCCGGAGCGCGAGCAGACCTGGACCCAGCTGGAGCCCagcctcccacacacagctctgcACGCCCacgcacaggtacacacacacgcccaccacGACGGCCAGCCCGATGACGCCGATGCAGAGTTGCCTAGCAACGAGCTGGCTTCCTCTGAGTGCGGAGGCtcggagagaggaggaggcggagCCAGCAGCAGCGATGACAGCTACAACTCCAACCTCAGCGAATCCGAGTGCGGCGACTCAGGCCTTGAGCCGGGGGAAGTCCCCCCA TACCAGACTGGGGGGATGAAGAAGAACACAAAGAGCTGGCGCCTGCCCCTGAGGAAGCCCACCGCTCGAGCCGTGCCGAGCGCTGTCAAGCAGCAGAACATCAGCGACGAAG AGCCTCCAGAATGTTCCGTGGCAGAGggggaagagcaggagcaggagctggagcAGTGGGCACGGCCGCTGGTGCAGCTGTGGAACAGCAGGGGGCGCTGTATCAGTGCCGAGCGCGAGTACAACGCTATGGTGGCCCAGAAGCGGCCACACTGTGCCATCTGCACCATGTTCATGCCTTACTATCAG CCTGAGGAGAGCTCAGAGGACCGAAGGGAAGCACAAGAGGTCACTCGGGGCTCAGGGGAGTTTGTGCGATCGCGACCTTTGATCCCGGAGATCTGCTTTGCCTTTCGGGAAGGCTCGTGCCCCCCCACAACCCTCCTGGAGGAGGACGGCTCCAGCCCCCTCATCCGCTGCGCCCACTGCTGCGTCCAGGTCCATGCCA GTTGCTATGGTGTCGCTGCAGATGACATTGGTGAGGCCTGGTCCTGTGACCACTGCTTGAGCGGAGATCAGGCCGCA GACTGCTGTCTGTGTAATCTGCGTGGGGGAGCTCTGAAGACGACCACAGACCACAG atgGGCCCATGTGATGTGTGCCATTGCCATTCCGGAGGTGAAGTTTGTAGATGAAACCAAAAGGAGTCCTGTAGACACCAGCGCTGTCCCACCTCAGAGATACAAACtg AAGTGTATTTACTGTCGCAAGCGCGTGAAGCGAGTTGCGGGGGCGTGTGTCCAGTGCTCCTGCGGCCGATGTTCCACCTCCTTCCATGTCACCTGTGCTCATGCCGCCGGGGTGGCCATGGAGGCTGATGATTGGCCGTATGTGGTGTTCATCACCTGCCACAGGCACCAGTCTCGAAGCTCAACAACA agcagAGACTGTGCTGCGTTGGGTCCTCCTGAGGTGGGGGAGGTGGTTCAGGTGAAGTGGCCCGATGGACTCTACTACACCGCCAAATATCTTGGCTCTAAAACAACACATATgtaccag GTGGAGTTTGAGGACGGCTCTCAGGTAACGGCCAAGAGAGAGGACATCTACACTCTGGACGAAGACCTGCCCAAGAAGGTCAAAGGACGACTT TCTACAGCCTCCAGCATGCGTTTCCAGGACGCTTTTTTCACCTCGCAGGGAGAGCGGAAGAGACAGAGGACCCCCAACTCCCGCTTCCAGAGAGACTACATCACCAAGAGCAGCTGA